One Glutamicibacter halophytocola DNA segment encodes these proteins:
- a CDS encoding biotin transporter BioY yields the protein MSRNSSSQTKNTVYVALFAAMIAAMGLLPPITVGIIPVPITLQTLGVMLAGALLGPWRGAMSSLVVVVLAIAGLPLLSGGRGGLGVLLGPTGGYLVGWVFGSLVIGLLFKYWVLRRTGNATRLLAGLASVIIGGIGVIYLCGVPWTAAITGLDFGTSLIGSAAFLPGDLFKAVVTTLVALTVHRSYRGLMS from the coding sequence ATGTCTCGGAATTCTTCTTCGCAAACCAAAAACACGGTTTACGTTGCCCTCTTCGCCGCAATGATCGCAGCAATGGGCCTGCTTCCCCCTATCACCGTGGGCATCATTCCTGTGCCAATTACCCTGCAAACACTGGGCGTCATGCTGGCCGGAGCGCTTCTGGGCCCGTGGCGCGGAGCCATGTCCTCGCTGGTCGTCGTGGTCCTTGCCATCGCAGGCCTGCCGTTGCTTTCAGGTGGACGCGGGGGGCTGGGAGTGCTGCTCGGCCCCACCGGTGGCTATCTCGTCGGCTGGGTATTCGGTTCACTGGTTATTGGCCTGCTCTTCAAGTACTGGGTTCTTCGCAGGACTGGAAATGCAACGCGATTGCTTGCAGGACTTGCTTCCGTCATCATCGGCGGAATCGGTGTTATCTACTTGTGTGGCGTCCCTTGGACCGCGGCGATTACGGGTCTTGATTTTGGCACCTCGCTCATTGGATCAGCCGCTTTCCTCCCCGGAGACTTGTTCAAGGCTGTTGTTACGACGCTTGTCGCTCTCACCGTTCACCGCAGTTACCGCGGGCTGATGAGCTAG
- a CDS encoding class I adenylate-forming enzyme family protein has product MDFWHALAGWADRWPDKPAVISPRGELTYAQLAGRAQHLAGTLHQLAQQRVGILTSNPTTMAVAFHGAALAGKTLIVLDPAWPAALLHSMIRTLNCSHVMANDVLELAPRIPATTLRIPDTSDAGPWVAHQHPDDRELLIICTSGTTSRPKAIIRSAASWQDSVAGGACVLEATEEAITLSPGPISHGLGLYSLVESIHTGGTFAGTGRWSVQDTRSLLGRVRCNRIVSVPTILDRLLAHVEAELLSTIRWVVSGGESLSAPLVARLYGLPALDSCVEYFGSSEHSLIAYSYREPDEKNGGSFSGRLFPGVSIHLHDLDPDTGIGTVYVDSPFNAAGYDPQTAPPIARCNNSTSILDMAIQSTDQRITFIRRDDGMLNLHGNNIHPSELLDVLSKLNVHQAKIRLESIEGELRLVAYVRSPVLEREIIQNAFAKQLPIFKMPHEVIFLEDWPQAFSGKTSVAHLADDAPEIVKRIRLR; this is encoded by the coding sequence ATGGACTTTTGGCATGCCCTTGCGGGCTGGGCAGATCGCTGGCCCGACAAGCCTGCGGTGATCTCTCCCCGTGGCGAGTTGACCTACGCCCAGCTTGCAGGGCGCGCCCAGCATCTTGCTGGTACTTTGCACCAACTAGCGCAGCAGCGCGTTGGCATTCTGACCAGCAACCCGACCACGATGGCTGTTGCCTTTCACGGCGCAGCCCTGGCGGGAAAGACCCTGATTGTCCTGGATCCGGCATGGCCTGCAGCCTTGCTTCATTCGATGATCAGAACCCTCAATTGCAGCCACGTGATGGCAAATGATGTCCTCGAACTCGCCCCGCGAATCCCGGCGACTACCCTAAGGATCCCGGATACATCCGATGCAGGGCCGTGGGTTGCGCACCAGCATCCCGATGACCGGGAACTTCTCATCATCTGCACTTCGGGAACCACCTCCCGGCCCAAAGCCATCATCAGGAGCGCGGCGTCATGGCAGGACTCCGTGGCAGGCGGCGCCTGCGTCTTGGAAGCCACGGAAGAAGCCATTACATTGTCCCCCGGGCCAATTTCGCACGGTCTTGGCCTTTACTCGCTGGTCGAGTCGATTCATACCGGTGGAACATTTGCGGGCACCGGACGATGGAGCGTTCAAGACACCAGATCCCTGCTGGGACGCGTTAGGTGCAACCGAATAGTCAGCGTGCCGACAATACTTGACCGGCTCCTTGCCCATGTGGAAGCAGAACTGCTATCGACGATCCGCTGGGTCGTCAGTGGCGGTGAATCACTATCTGCGCCGCTCGTTGCACGCCTTTATGGCCTGCCCGCGCTTGATTCCTGCGTCGAGTACTTCGGAAGCAGTGAACATAGCCTCATCGCCTACTCTTATCGAGAACCCGATGAAAAAAACGGGGGCAGTTTTTCAGGCCGGCTTTTCCCAGGCGTTTCAATTCACCTGCATGACCTCGATCCGGATACGGGAATTGGCACTGTCTACGTAGACAGCCCTTTTAACGCGGCCGGCTATGACCCGCAAACGGCACCACCCATTGCCCGGTGCAACAATTCGACCAGCATTCTGGACATGGCCATCCAATCCACCGATCAACGCATTACCTTCATCCGCCGCGACGATGGCATGCTGAATCTGCACGGCAACAACATTCACCCATCGGAACTGCTCGATGTACTCTCGAAGTTGAATGTTCATCAAGCCAAAATTCGCCTCGAAAGCATAGAGGGTGAACTGCGCCTGGTCGCGTACGTCCGCTCCCCCGTTCTCGAGCGTGAAATTATCCAAAATGCCTTTGCTAAGCAACTGCCGATTTTCAAGATGCCACACGAGGTCATCTTCTTGGAAGACTGGCCCCAGGCCTTTAGCGGCAAAACGTCTGTCGCGCACTTGGCGGATGATGCCCCAGAAATAGTCAAGAGAATACGATTACGATGA
- the sufB gene encoding Fe-S cluster assembly protein SufB has translation MTDQIAQESADPGVISEILEKNPELHGIGNYEYGWSDKNDAGANARRGVDKDVVANISALKSEPEWMLERRQKALKYFDRKPMPTWGPDLSGIDFDNIKYFVRSTEKQAATWDELPEDIKNTYDKLGIPEAEKQRLVSGVAAQYESEVVYHQLREDLEAQGVIFLDTDTGLKEHPEIFEEYFGSVIPAGDNKFASLNTAVWSGGSFVYVPKGVHVEIPLQAYFRINTENMGQFERTLIIADEGSYVHYIEGCTAPIYQSDSLHSAVVEIIVKKDARVRYTTIQNWSNNVYNLVTKRAVCEEGATMEWVDGNIGSKVTMKYPAVYLVGERAKGETLSIAFAGEGQHQDTGSKMVHIAPNTSSAIVAKSVARNGGRSAYRGLVQVQEGAKGTKNSVVCDALLVDQISRSDTYPYIDVREDDVTMGHEATVSRVSEEQLFYLMSRGMAEDEAMAMIVRGFVEPIARELPMEYALELNRLIELQMEGSVG, from the coding sequence ATGACGGATCAGATTGCACAGGAGTCTGCCGACCCAGGTGTAATTTCCGAAATTCTGGAGAAGAACCCCGAACTCCACGGAATCGGCAATTACGAATATGGCTGGTCAGATAAGAACGACGCGGGTGCAAACGCTCGCCGCGGCGTCGACAAGGACGTTGTGGCGAATATTTCCGCCCTCAAGTCCGAGCCAGAATGGATGCTGGAGCGCCGCCAGAAGGCGCTGAAGTACTTCGATCGCAAGCCAATGCCAACCTGGGGTCCAGACCTCTCGGGCATTGATTTCGACAACATCAAGTACTTCGTTCGCTCCACTGAAAAGCAGGCTGCGACGTGGGACGAACTTCCTGAAGACATCAAGAACACCTACGACAAGCTGGGTATTCCCGAGGCTGAAAAGCAGCGCCTGGTTTCCGGCGTGGCTGCCCAGTACGAGTCCGAGGTTGTCTACCACCAGCTGCGCGAAGACCTCGAAGCCCAGGGCGTCATCTTCCTCGACACCGACACCGGTTTGAAGGAACACCCTGAGATCTTCGAAGAGTACTTCGGCTCGGTCATTCCAGCAGGCGACAACAAGTTCGCTTCGCTGAACACCGCTGTGTGGTCCGGAGGTTCCTTCGTCTACGTTCCCAAGGGCGTACACGTTGAGATCCCGCTGCAGGCCTACTTCCGAATCAACACGGAAAACATGGGCCAGTTCGAGCGCACCCTGATCATCGCCGATGAGGGCTCGTACGTTCACTACATCGAAGGTTGCACCGCCCCGATCTACCAGTCGGACTCGCTGCACTCCGCGGTTGTGGAAATCATCGTGAAGAAGGACGCGCGCGTTCGCTACACGACCATCCAGAACTGGTCGAACAACGTATACAATCTGGTGACCAAGCGTGCCGTTTGTGAAGAGGGCGCAACCATGGAATGGGTCGATGGCAACATCGGTTCCAAGGTCACCATGAAGTACCCTGCGGTCTACCTCGTTGGCGAACGCGCCAAGGGCGAGACCCTGTCCATCGCCTTCGCCGGCGAAGGCCAGCACCAGGACACCGGTTCCAAGATGGTTCACATCGCTCCGAACACCTCCTCGGCAATTGTGGCCAAGTCGGTGGCTCGCAACGGTGGCCGCTCGGCCTACCGCGGCCTGGTCCAGGTCCAGGAAGGCGCCAAGGGCACCAAGAACTCGGTGGTTTGCGACGCGTTGCTGGTTGACCAGATCTCGCGTTCGGACACCTACCCATACATCGACGTTCGCGAGGACGACGTGACCATGGGCCACGAGGCGACCGTCTCGCGCGTTTCCGAAGAGCAGCTGTTCTACCTGATGTCCCGCGGCATGGCCGAGGACGAGGCAATGGCAATGATCGTGCGTGGCTTTGTCGAGCCAATCGCCCGTGAGCTCCCCATGGAATACGCGCTCGAACTGAACCGCCTTATTGAACTTCAGATGGAAGGATCGGTCGGCTAA
- the sufD gene encoding Fe-S cluster assembly protein SufD, producing MSETTTHIPDEKVRIGAPSIPGFTEEGEDLSPINDNDNSPLGGASAKAHSHGGGVGVPDSSRAGRLTSTNVEDFAKLTGREEDWRFTPLKRLKGLHSDELTGAAPKVELTGNGIATLSAVSADDALNGVAHTPDDRVSANAWKFASETQVLTIPKNAEGANASVRITGDSLAPAAQHLIVVAEENSEATVILDHVGSAVLAQNVEFDVRANARLTVVSLQAWEDDAVHASSQQALVAQGASFKHIAVSFGGDLVRVNPSARFTGERAEIELYGLYFADAGQHLEHRLFVDHAVANCKSNVLYKGALQGKDAHTVWVGDVLIQKDAVGTDSYEANRNLVLTDGARADSVPNLEIETGLIDGAGHASTTGRFDDEHLFYLMARGIDEKTARRLVVRGFLNEIVQQIGDEALQERLTDTIEEELAATEN from the coding sequence ATGTCGGAGACCACCACCCATATCCCAGATGAGAAGGTGCGCATCGGCGCTCCGTCCATCCCTGGTTTCACCGAAGAGGGCGAAGACCTTTCGCCGATCAACGACAACGACAATTCGCCCCTGGGCGGAGCGTCGGCCAAGGCGCACAGCCATGGCGGCGGCGTTGGCGTGCCGGATTCCTCGCGTGCCGGTCGCTTGACCAGCACCAACGTTGAGGATTTCGCCAAGCTGACCGGTCGCGAAGAAGATTGGCGCTTCACCCCGCTCAAGCGGCTGAAGGGCCTGCACAGTGACGAGCTCACTGGCGCGGCTCCCAAGGTCGAGCTGACCGGCAACGGAATCGCAACTTTGTCAGCCGTGTCGGCAGATGACGCGCTGAACGGCGTGGCGCACACCCCGGACGACCGTGTTTCGGCCAACGCTTGGAAGTTCGCTTCCGAGACCCAGGTGCTGACCATTCCCAAGAACGCCGAGGGTGCCAACGCCAGCGTTCGCATCACCGGTGATTCGCTGGCTCCAGCAGCTCAGCACCTGATCGTTGTGGCTGAGGAAAACTCGGAAGCCACCGTGATCCTGGACCACGTTGGTTCGGCAGTTCTGGCCCAGAACGTTGAATTCGACGTTCGTGCCAACGCTCGCTTGACCGTCGTGTCCCTGCAGGCTTGGGAAGATGACGCAGTGCATGCGTCCTCGCAGCAGGCTCTTGTCGCCCAGGGCGCATCGTTCAAGCACATCGCAGTTTCCTTCGGTGGCGACCTGGTTCGCGTGAACCCCTCGGCTCGCTTCACCGGCGAACGCGCGGAAATCGAGCTGTACGGCCTGTACTTCGCCGACGCTGGGCAGCACCTGGAGCACCGCTTGTTCGTTGACCACGCCGTGGCCAACTGCAAGTCGAATGTTCTCTACAAGGGCGCGCTGCAGGGCAAGGACGCGCACACCGTCTGGGTTGGCGATGTGCTTATCCAGAAGGACGCTGTTGGCACCGATTCCTACGAAGCTAACCGCAACCTGGTGCTGACTGACGGCGCACGCGCCGATTCGGTTCCAAACCTGGAAATCGAAACCGGCCTGATTGATGGTGCCGGACACGCATCGACCACCGGTCGTTTCGACGATGAGCACCTGTTCTACCTGATGGCTCGCGGTATCGATGAAAAGACCGCCCGCCGCTTGGTAGTCCGCGGCTTCCTGAACGAGATCGTTCAGCAAATCGGCGACGAAGCTCTGCAGGAGCGACTGACCGACACCATCGAAGAAGAATTGGCTGCTACCGAGAACTAG
- a CDS encoding thiolase family protein, which yields MNNAYVIGALRTPIVRAGKEYARISADKLLAPLLTALLERAGLSPDKVDHVYLGNAAGPGGNIARVAALASALPQTVSATSMDAQCASGLEAIAAGARMIRCGEADIVLAGGVESVSTAPWRVEKQESVTSPPRLYSRARFTPAPDADPDMGVAAENIAARLGISRERQDAFALQSHTRAIGAQAEGLFHDELLPVNTSTGLIAQDTCPRPSLTPRKLAALKPAFVEGGSVTAGNSCPVNDGAAAVLIVSEKVLQGLNPAFALRYLSSASGACDPEILGMAAVPAYQKLTRMLGSDQPVHEPLIEFNEAFAVQALACLEELGIDSTTVNRQGGALALGHPYGASGAILTTRLFWQASKLRLPGQRALALMAAAGGTGSAIAFESVVS from the coding sequence ATGAATAACGCCTATGTGATTGGCGCGCTTCGCACGCCAATTGTGCGAGCCGGCAAGGAATACGCACGGATCAGCGCCGACAAGCTTCTCGCCCCCTTGCTCACAGCCCTATTGGAAAGGGCAGGGCTAAGCCCGGACAAAGTCGATCATGTGTATCTGGGCAATGCTGCCGGGCCTGGAGGAAACATTGCCCGCGTTGCGGCACTTGCATCAGCATTGCCTCAAACGGTGAGCGCTACCAGCATGGATGCCCAATGCGCCAGTGGGCTGGAGGCCATCGCTGCTGGTGCCCGAATGATTCGCTGTGGTGAGGCCGACATCGTTCTAGCTGGCGGAGTCGAGTCGGTCAGCACCGCTCCCTGGAGGGTTGAGAAGCAAGAATCGGTCACAAGTCCGCCCAGGCTGTATTCGCGTGCAAGGTTCACTCCAGCTCCCGACGCCGATCCCGATATGGGTGTCGCGGCAGAAAACATCGCTGCCCGACTCGGAATCAGCCGGGAACGCCAAGATGCCTTCGCTTTGCAAAGCCACACACGAGCCATAGGGGCCCAGGCAGAAGGACTGTTCCACGATGAGTTGCTGCCGGTAAACACGTCAACGGGACTCATTGCCCAGGACACCTGCCCTCGACCTTCGCTCACCCCGAGGAAGCTTGCGGCCCTTAAGCCAGCTTTTGTGGAGGGCGGGAGCGTCACAGCGGGAAATTCATGCCCTGTCAACGATGGTGCTGCCGCTGTGCTGATTGTGAGCGAAAAGGTGCTGCAGGGCTTGAACCCGGCATTCGCGTTGAGGTACCTGTCTTCGGCATCTGGCGCGTGCGATCCCGAGATTCTTGGCATGGCCGCCGTACCGGCCTATCAGAAGCTGACAAGGATGCTGGGCAGCGACCAGCCAGTTCATGAGCCCTTGATTGAATTCAATGAAGCTTTCGCCGTGCAGGCGTTGGCTTGCCTCGAAGAGCTGGGCATCGATTCAACCACAGTGAATCGTCAAGGTGGTGCACTGGCGCTGGGTCATCCCTATGGGGCAAGTGGCGCCATATTGACCACAAGGCTGTTTTGGCAGGCAAGCAAACTTCGCCTTCCTGGCCAGCGGGCCCTGGCGCTGATGGCAGCTGCTGGCGGAACCGGAAGCGCCATCGCCTTCGAGTCCGTTGTTTCTTGA
- a CDS encoding helix-turn-helix transcriptional regulator, producing the protein MYSSNLDSPSGSTADTVGAVGDTEERTRDRVLYAVLEDGPVSAAELGNKLGFTPAAVRRHLDALSKSGLVEVKLVANQKSGAGRPSRRYVLSHRGQTKLGNDYLEIATDALKMLGDAAGDDAIRKFARNRFAEMETRYAKALAGVEGLEARAEVLSNLLSSDGFVGYTRKVDTKVATALMHSVQLCQGHCPIQDLAREFPVFCDTETEMFARLLGVDVRRLSTLAGGGHVCTTHIPVGRGKAPMRAEKRTRIQFTKQERPR; encoded by the coding sequence GTGTATTCATCAAATTTAGACTCACCTAGTGGCTCCACTGCCGACACGGTTGGTGCAGTTGGGGATACCGAGGAACGCACGCGCGATCGCGTCCTTTACGCAGTACTAGAGGACGGGCCGGTCAGTGCCGCCGAGCTTGGCAACAAGCTGGGTTTCACGCCAGCTGCGGTTCGCCGTCACCTTGATGCGCTGTCAAAATCAGGGCTCGTTGAGGTGAAACTGGTAGCAAACCAGAAGTCGGGCGCCGGGCGCCCGTCTCGTCGCTACGTGCTCTCGCACCGCGGCCAGACGAAGCTTGGCAACGACTATTTGGAAATTGCTACCGATGCATTGAAGATGCTTGGCGATGCTGCCGGTGACGATGCGATCCGAAAGTTCGCGCGTAATCGATTCGCCGAAATGGAAACCCGGTACGCCAAGGCGTTGGCCGGGGTTGAAGGGCTGGAAGCACGAGCCGAAGTGCTAAGCAACTTGCTTAGTTCCGATGGGTTCGTGGGGTACACCCGAAAAGTTGATACGAAAGTGGCAACGGCCTTGATGCACAGCGTTCAGCTGTGCCAGGGACACTGCCCGATACAAGACTTGGCACGAGAGTTTCCGGTGTTTTGCGACACCGAAACTGAAATGTTCGCCCGGTTGCTGGGTGTCGATGTTCGACGATTGTCGACCTTGGCCGGCGGCGGACACGTGTGCACGACCCACATCCCTGTGGGACGTGGAAAGGCGCCAATGCGCGCCGAGAAGAGAACTCGAATTCAGTTCACGAAGCAGGAGAGGCCGCGATGA
- the sufC gene encoding Fe-S cluster assembly ATPase SufC, translating into MSTLEIKDLHVSIETEQGEKEILKGVTLTINTGETHAIMGPNGSGKSTLASTIAGHPRYTVTSGSITLDGEDVLEMSVDERAKAGLFLAMQYPVEVPGVTMTNFLRTAKTAIDGEAPKLRTWTKDVKEAMGKLKIDADFAGRNVNEGFSGGEKKRVEILQLELFKPKFAVLDETDSGLDVDALKVVSEGVNRAQAENDMGTLLITHYTRILRYIKPEFVHVFVDGRVAEQGGPELADRLEEEGYDRYLNVKA; encoded by the coding sequence ATGTCTACTCTGGAAATCAAGGACCTGCACGTCTCGATTGAAACCGAGCAGGGCGAGAAGGAAATTCTCAAGGGTGTAACCCTCACCATCAACACCGGCGAGACCCACGCAATCATGGGCCCCAACGGTTCGGGCAAGTCGACCTTGGCTTCGACCATCGCTGGCCACCCGCGCTACACCGTCACCTCCGGCAGCATCACCCTCGATGGTGAAGATGTTCTGGAGATGAGCGTTGACGAGCGTGCCAAGGCTGGCCTGTTCCTGGCTATGCAGTACCCAGTCGAGGTGCCAGGCGTAACCATGACCAACTTCCTGCGCACCGCCAAGACCGCAATCGACGGAGAAGCTCCGAAGCTGCGCACCTGGACCAAGGACGTCAAGGAAGCCATGGGCAAGCTGAAGATCGATGCCGACTTCGCTGGCCGTAACGTCAACGAAGGTTTCTCGGGCGGCGAGAAGAAGCGTGTTGAGATCCTTCAGCTCGAATTGTTCAAGCCAAAGTTCGCGGTTCTCGACGAGACCGACTCTGGCCTGGACGTTGACGCGCTGAAGGTCGTCTCCGAGGGCGTTAACCGCGCCCAGGCCGAGAACGACATGGGCACCTTGCTGATCACCCACTACACCCGCATCCTGCGCTACATCAAGCCAGAGTTCGTGCACGTGTTCGTTGACGGCCGTGTCGCTGAACAGGGCGGCCCGGAACTGGCTGACCGCCTGGAAGAAGAAGGCTACGACCGCTACCTGAACGTCAAGGCCTAA
- a CDS encoding metal-sulfur cluster assembly factor: MSETAPTANSKIARPIGEIAEALKDVIDPELGVNIVDLGLVYALRFVEGAVLEIDMTLTTPACPLTDILEEQISQALKNLVTVHHINWVWSPPWGPERITGEGREQMRALGFNI; the protein is encoded by the coding sequence ATGAGCGAAACAGCACCAACTGCAAATAGTAAGATCGCACGCCCCATAGGCGAGATAGCGGAGGCCCTCAAGGACGTTATCGACCCAGAACTTGGTGTCAATATCGTTGACCTGGGACTCGTTTATGCCTTGCGTTTCGTTGAGGGTGCCGTGCTTGAAATCGATATGACTCTGACAACGCCAGCGTGTCCGCTCACGGACATCCTTGAAGAGCAAATCAGCCAAGCCTTGAAAAATCTTGTCACCGTACACCACATAAATTGGGTGTGGAGCCCGCCATGGGGCCCAGAACGCATCACCGGCGAAGGGCGAGAGCAGATGCGGGCACTAGGTTTTAATATCTAG
- a CDS encoding metal-sulfur cluster assembly factor: MSESTEQSQGAVSTPLEDVEEALKDVIDPELGVNIVDLGLLYGLKYAEDGVLLLDLTLTTAACPLTDIIEEQVAKALESVVDDHRLNWVWMPPWGPERITDDGRDQMRALGFNI, from the coding sequence ATGAGTGAATCAACCGAACAAAGCCAGGGAGCCGTCTCGACTCCGCTGGAAGATGTTGAGGAAGCGCTAAAGGACGTTATCGACCCGGAGCTCGGCGTCAACATCGTCGACTTGGGGCTGCTCTACGGCTTGAAGTACGCAGAAGACGGCGTACTGCTGCTGGACCTCACCCTGACCACCGCGGCTTGCCCACTCACCGATATTATCGAGGAGCAGGTAGCCAAGGCGTTGGAGAGCGTCGTGGATGACCACCGCCTGAATTGGGTCTGGATGCCGCCATGGGGTCCAGAACGCATTACCGACGATGGCCGCGATCAGATGCGAGCCCTCGGCTTCAACATCTAA